The Homalodisca vitripennis isolate AUS2020 unplaced genomic scaffold, UT_GWSS_2.1 ScUCBcl_455;HRSCAF=2500, whole genome shotgun sequence DNA segment AATGTTGTAACCTTATCTACATTAAAAGTGTATGGTGTATGGGATGCCATAATAACATTCAATACAGGAGCCCTAGGAAAAGTTCAAGTGTTACAGAAACTTTGCAATGAAGCTGGTAGAAACTGTGTTATAGGCCTACAACATATCGACCAAATAAGGATTTTGGAGGCTAAATATGccaataaaattaacagtaaGACCAAGAGGAAAGCCAAAAGAAACAAATAAGACAAAGAAGATGAATCAACTGTACAATATGGTGCAGGAAACTTTTAGTTTATAAGGAACCACATAAAGACAGTTTTTTGCCTCTAGCaaaaaatcaactttttttaTAGGTAGGTACCATTTTTTCCTAAACTAATAGTTTGATTTACCTGATTTTTTTACAGAGTTACTGGATACAATTCCAAACAATGTTAACCTagttttataaccaaattagtccacagttattaataaaaaatatataagtttataaaagtgaaattttttttaaagtttttaaaacaaattcttttacaaaaaataattattattttgaattagtaatagtttaacattgtatttacatatataaattatgacaGGAAAAAATTTCATTGCTCTACtagttatagtttgtttttaaatggtacCCAAAGTTGTCCAATTTAACATTGGCGGGATAGGGCGTACATGGTTaccttaacccttttaatgccaacGATCGATATAGCGATCGTCGGCATATTTGCGAGTATTGACGACGATCAATACAGCGATCGTCAATGGCACTGCGAAAATTGCCGACGATCGTTATAAAGATCGTTCGTTTAAACTTACTTTACAGGCATTTAATGTACATCAAATCTCACAAAACGTATTATGCAGTGTCTAGAGGTTACATGGAACATAAGTAAACCTCATTTTATCCTTTTTGGATTTTAatctatgtattataatctatgaaaatGTAGTTGTTTACTTTTGTTGTTTGGGTCAATTCAGTGAGACTGACAGCTCAGTGTGTTGAGGTTATTGTagatgatttattgttttataaagaaattatgtataaaactttttctttttattggtgtTTATATTGGTTTCGAAGATGAGTAAGAGGAGTAGATCACCagttagtaaaaatacattagtaaatagTTTGTTAGGAAGTGGAATTGAAGTCTTGAATGACTCAGACTATAGTGATGGTTTTGTGAACAATCTTTctgattctgaaaatgaatcaagTACATCTGAGGATTCTATGGGTCTAGGGGAAGAATATAATGACGATACGGACGCTGACCCAGACTATATAGGCCTAGAATCAGAAGACTCATCTGACGAAGGAGATGACAACCATAGCCTACATATCAGACGTAAACGTAGACTTGATGTACAAGACCATGTTTCTGTAAATGAAGTTATCGAAGATGTAATATCTAATTTTACAGATGTACTAATTAATAATGTAGGCCTAAACAacgttcaaaatcaaaatatactaaatcaAAATATCCCAAATCAAAATATACCTGGCTCTGACTGGAACGTAGTTGAGGAAAATAATGACACCCACTCCCAAACCACATTTGCATTTGATGAACTACCTGGACCAAAACATTGTCCTCCACATGATTCACCACcgatttcatatttcaatttattttttacagtaaatttgatCAATTCTTTTGTGCTTAGAACCAATCAATATGCCCGAGAATACATTGCATCCCATGCCCAAACACTATCACCTTCCTCTAGAGCTCAACAATGGAAACCGGTAAATGTGCATGAAATGAAAGCTTTTATAGCTACTATATTAAATATGGGAATAATTCAAAAGCCTACAATTGAAGCGGTgagattaaaaaggaaaacattccagttttttgacaaattgagttgaaatagccattttgtttttcagacCTAAATGCTTCTaatgagataaataaagaaaacattcctTTATATTTAGTAGCCATGGCAACCCATTTGATTCTAGACTGAGATTAAGAAAGAAAACATTCcaggaatgttttcctttttaaccTCAGTGAGGAGTAGTTCGTTGTTTGGCCAGTAGAGTGCATTGTGtgtaatattggtttattattgctAATACACGAACCTGTAAGTAGTTAAAGTTGTAAGGTTATGAGAgtatttaacactatttattttcagtaattgtgCTATTACCCTGTAAGTTAAGTGAGTTCTAATCATTTTGATGATCAAAAACTATGTCTGAAGCATCAGAAAATAAAGAAAGCCCTGCTAAGAAAAGGAGAGGCGTAGGAAATGCTGTAAGTAAAATGAAAGTTGCTAGGCTGAAAGGAGAAGAGTTTGTAACAACTTCTGGAGTATTAGTTGAACAAAAGACTACAGGTCCTGAATGTGACTGTAGGAACAAATGTACCTCTAATTTTACTGaggaacaaaaacttaaaatagttagTACGGTTTACAGTGGTAGGCCTAAGAATGAACGGGACACTTATTTGATAGGTTTGATTGACCGCTGTGATGTTCAAAGGCACAGATCTATTAGTCCACATTCAAAACAGCTTTCCtcatcttttaaatataacaccGTAGTTGATGGTAAAAAGTTTGAAGTGTGCCGTAAGGCTTACTTAAGCTTACATGCAGTAACTAGCAAGGTTGTTTTTCGTTTGACATCTATTTTAACCAAAGGAGAGCAGCCTATGGATATGAGAGGTAGACATGGTAATCATTCAAAAATTCcaaatgaagttttaattaagttGAATGAGCATATCGAATCATATCCAAAAAAAACCTCTCATTACTCATCCATCGAAGTAACTCACCTAGAGGCTGGCCTTACATGCAAAATTATGCATGATATGTTCATTGAAAAACATCCTGATCttagcaaaacaattaaatatgaatacttCCTTAATTACTACAAAGAAAAATATGGATACCGATTCGGTAGGCCACAAGTTGATGTGTGTTCTACATGCGAAAatcttaatactaaaattaaatctacaaatcTGACTGATAGTGCAAAGAAAACATCTGCAGTGGAGTTAATGATCCATAAAAGGAGagcatgtaaattttacaaaaagattgaAGAGATCACTGAAATTTGCAAAAATAGGGATGATGTTCATGCAgtgtgttttgattttatgcAAAACCTCCCTTTACCTTGCATGCCTGTGCAGGAGATGTTTTATCTCCGAAAATTATGGCATTATGTGTTTTGTGTCCACAGCTTAAGTGATGACAAGgctacaatgtttttttttttttttttttttttttttttaataagggcataaaacacgcaggttatcaatgcccgtaggattaacggacacctacactttaaaatatggtgtcacgttatcagtgcaaggaataaatagcggatctctgtgtcaaataacattattatcacattaagacaataagaaaaacaacagaaGTAAACAGGACTAAAACTATATAACGAAAAtagccgagaggctgtaaaggggcccgatagttaaaatatctcagataaataaaaacgataataaatataacaaaatctaatgctaaaaccaggtaagttagtgaaggtaaggttgtaaagggacccaccctcaccaataacaaataacaaataaatagaaggacaaaagGCTACAATGTATACATACCATGAAGGAGTTGCAAAAAAAGGTGCTAACGATGTGTGTTCCTTATTGAATGACTACATCAAAAACAGTGTTAATGAACAAGTAAAAACTCTTTATGTTTTTAGTGATGCATGCCCAGGGCAAAATCGTAACCAAACAATGGTTaggtattttttatcattaactcTTATGAAGCGGTTTCatgaaattcaagtttttttcccAACTAGAGGGCACAGTTTTTTACCTTGTGACCGGGATTTTGGGGTCATCAAGAGGGTAATTCGTCGCCATGACAGAGTTTATTCCCCTGAGCAATACAACAAAATGATACAAAGTGCAAAAAAACTGGAGCCTAAGTTCatagtaaaaagtgttaaaaatcatGACATACTTGATTTTAACCAGTGGTggcctgaatatttcaaaaaaacctgtcaaagtgTAAGAACTAAGGAACCTTTCAAAGTCAGTACATACAGCCATCTTACTTTTTCTGCAGCAAAAAGGGGATACGTGACTGCACGTCGATTCATTGATGGATTGAACAGTGAtagtattttcaaactttacaaagGTGGTGAAGTTATCCTTCCAAGTGAAAGAGCCTATAATGGAAAAGTTCCAATTAAGGTAGCTAAACTTAATGatgtatctaaaataatacattatgtgcCAGATCAATATAGACTTTTTTATGAGAACATATTGGAGTGGCCTTCAACTACTGATAACCAAGAAGACGGTGATGACTAAAAATACCTACTGAAAATCCAAGCTAAAAAGcaacattttacattgtaactCCTTTGTTTCTAAGTAATTATTGCAATTTCATATTTTGagacaattaaaactatttgatttgataaaagctgagggttttaatagtttttccaCCTTCTTCCTGTGTTgagataaaaatggaaaatattccATCAGTTTTATTTGTCTCTCAGGATAAAActattggttatattaaaaaagtatttacacaaaaatattaccttaaatgtaataaacaaatttgtaattgttcatttTACTCTTAATGCTAAGCTAAGGTTGTTAtggagtttttattgtttcctgtAAAATTAGGGTTActggaatgttttcctttttaatctcACCGCTTCAATTGATAGCTATTGGTCGCTAACTGGCTCACTTAGCACACCTTGGTTTGGAAAAATGTTCAGCCGGAACAGGTTTCAGTGTCTCCTACAGTTTTTCCACATTGCAGATAACAGATTGTTAGCGAAACCAGGACATCCTGAATATGATCCTTGTGGTAAGTTTGCCCCTTTGTTAGAACATACCAATAGGATTTTCAGAACTCACTACACCCCTCATCGGGAGATTTCTTTAGACGAAAGTCTAATAGGAACAAAGAGCCACTCGCAAATATTGCAATACTTGCCTAACAAGCACCACCATCGCTGGGGCATAAAGATGTGGATGTTATGCGACTCGGTGACAAAGTATTGTTTGGCCTTCTTCtgctataggggtagtaaaaataaagataaagaaacTGGCCTTGCTTTCAATGTTGTTCGGAAACTTTTAGAAAATGGACAGTATCTAAAAAAGGGTTATCACGTTTTTATGGACAATTTTTTTACCAGCTTTCCTTTggctaaatttttatttgaaaaccttaCGTACATGACAGGCACTTTACGGAGCAATCGAAAAGGGATACCTCATCAGTTCAAAGAAAAGTTTGATGctggaaaaaagttatacatgAGACAAGAAAATATGTTGATATTAGGTTACCGTGAGAAGGCTTCCCAAAAAAATCCAGTTTTGCTACTTTCTACTAAAGAACCAGCACAGTCCAAACAAGTTAGAAGACAAAAAAGGCACGAGAACAATCCTAAAATAAAGCCTCAAATGATAAAACTCATACAACATGTATATGGGCGGCATAGACGGATCCGACCAAATGTTGTACTGTTATTTAGACGAACGTCGGACCGTCAAATATTGGAAGAAGGTtgtgttcaatttattttctagaatGGTACTGAATGCCTAcataatttacaatgaaaatagttCAGGGAAAATATTGACAAGATTTCAATTTACATCTTCAATAATTGAAGATCTTTCCAGTGAGTGGCTTAGGCAGAAGTCTCAACCTCATCGACCCAACCCGAATATGGGAGGGGGTGACAATCTTGGAGCTAATCCCCCCTTTGGCCTAGAATCTCTTCCTGGGATCTTGTGTTTGCAGCAAGCAAAGTACCAGTACTGGAGGAAGAAGAAAGAGAacaaaaactgtttgtaaaagCATGTAAGAAAGGTGTCCATCCGACATGCTTTGGTGACCACAGGTGTTAGAACATTACACCGGAAAATTGTATATAGTTCTTGTAAATATACATCACAATAGTATACACTACatagtaataagttataaattttctgtttttgagttttcattgtgtttttattggACTTAGAACAATGTATGATCTCAAAATCAATAGGACTATACGCGTGTTagaataaagtgattttttaatatatgtatatatctggaaaatataaaataacttctgtATTTATTGAGGTAagtacttgaaattttgtgtgtgtactaACAATTAActgtgttattatgtaaaatattgaaattattgttgGTATTAATTTTACGCTATCTTATTATagaacaaactaaaaatttataaaataatttttttttttatgatattatgttatttttatttttttttccatttttgaaaagttttaaaacaactattttttcaataatggaactaaatacaaacaaaacaagacCATTTCCACGACCCTAtgacaataaattacaaacatatgaACTTTTATACAAAACTCTGCATTTTCTACGAAATAGGCTAGGCATTTGTCGCATGTCAATCTGATATTGGCTTGGCATTTTTTTCTACACAAGAAAAATTTATgctggcattaaaagggttaagagACCAGTAAAGTGCATGCAAGTCATGATTTTAAGTTCACTgtgtaagaaaaaaatttacatttaaaagtatttaaaaatattaacacaatattaataaagaatttaaaaaaaattccaaactgAAAAACTAAACATTGAAATTGGTATGAAAAGGTTCTATCTGCCAGATGAAACTTTGTCACttactaaaatgtataaagtaaaagtGACAAGGTTCCatctgcaaaattatttttttataactttgttacTATGCATCAGAACATGTTTATATTCAACAATATACTTCAGTATTATTATACCAACAATGATATAGGAgtaaatcatatttacatttaaatattttggtggTACAAAATTGAAACTTTGAAGGTCGTTTTCTCAAAACTAGGCAGTGGTCGGTTGGAATCTTGTCTTTCTAGCCTAacgatatgtaaaaaaaacagaaacaaaaagaaaaaaagttcaaAGGAATCGTCAAGAAGAAGAtacacattaaattattatttaccaaGGAGAAATGTGGAAAAATCTGTTTgtaaaaagatgtttttaaatactctttCTATTACTGAAAGAAATGTTCACACGGCtcttgaaaaaaaagaaaaacactggAGTGTTAACCCTTTTGATCCCAGCGTCCGATTTTACGGACGTTTTGTAAGATCGTGTTCGATCCCAACGTCCGAATTTTCGGACGTTTTAAAAAAATCACGTTCGATCCCAACGTCCGATTTTCCGGAcgttcacaaaaatgttttttttaatacaatataatcggttgaatacttttttatgttattttaaaccatttgtaATGAACACCTTTACAAAGTTATAGTATGTAAAGGAACTTTTAGTTCAATTTGGCAACGATGTTTTCGTTCAAACTAGAAGGCTGTGGCTGCTCGGTGCCATGTGCTGTCTGCTCTCATCGTCGTCAGTCGTGAGTGTATCGTCTGTTTGTTATGAGCTGTAGTTAACCTTATTGTTTGGAAGTTTATTGGTTACGTTATTTACAATGAGTTTATGATTCTTTGTAGTTATTTACAATGAAACGGGCAAATTCACCTCTTAGTGACAATACGATTAGTCGAGTGATAAATGAAGAAGAAAACTTTTCTAGTGATGAGAGTTTCTTGAATAATTTTGGCAGTTAAGTTGACAGTAGTTTCTCTGAAGTGGATGACACGGATAATGATCCCACATATGATCCAGATCAACCAGGACCATCATCAAACATTCTTCCAATTGTAAGTAGGCCTAGGATTTTATCGGAAAGTGAATCTGAGAGTAGTATTGATGGTGAAAATGTAAGGAGTAGGCTTACTACTATACATCAGCAACCTAGACAACcttctaggcctaggcctagacaTACTAATGGTTATTCAACTGATGATTCCAGTGGAGAAAATAATGAAGGATGGATTGATGTTACTGCAGAAAATGATCCAGGTTATAgtcattcattttcatttttagaattgccCGGCTTGAAACATTGTCCTCCCATGAATACACCATCAATTGCTTACTTTAGGCTGTTTTTCACAGTTACATTGatggaaatgtttgtaaaatatacaaatatgtacgcTGAAGAAGTTGTCAGAAAGTACAATTCTAATTTGGGACCGAATAATAGTTTGAGAACATGGGTCAAAGTTACAACTGCAGAAATTCAGGCTTTTATTTGTATCCTAATAAATATGGGTCTAAATCACAAACCTACCTAAGCAAGTTACTGGTGGAAATCTAACAGTCAGAATTGTAGTTGGTTCGGGAGAATGATGAGTAGGAATAGATTTCAAGAAATTTTGGCATATTTCCATATGGTTGATACACGGAACCTTCCTAAACCTAAGGAGCCAAATTATGACCCTTGTGCCCGTGTGCAACCCCTAATAGATCATATGAATAGGATATCTAAGCACCATTATAGTCCCAATATGTGCCTTTCTATTGATGAAAGTATTATACCGACTAAATGCCAAAACCCCTTGATGCAGTATCTCCCTAAAAAGCACCATAGATTTGGAATCAAGTTGTGGGTACTGTGTGATGCAGTAACCCACTACTGTGTGCATTTTTTTGTCTATAAAGGAGCAAAAGATACCGATAGACAACATGTAAGGGAAACAGGCCTGGCCTACAATGTAGTTATGAAACTTCCTGATGTAGCTGGATGTTTATACAAagattttcatatatttgttgataatttttttacttctgttaGATTGGCCAAAGCTTTGTACACTAAGTGTACCCATTTGACTGGAACAATTAGAATGAACAGGAAGGGTGTgcctcaagaaataaaaacaaattacacaattggggaaagaaaatacaaaaggaaaaatTCAATGCTGTTACTTGGTTTTAGACAaaggaaaacacaaaaaaacctGTAATGTTGTTATCAACTATGTATAAAGCTGGAGAacaacaaaaatcaaaaaaacgaggaaataaaatatacattactactaaacctaaaataataagaGAGTACAATAACTTTATGGGCGGTGTGGATGGCCATGACCAAATGTTACACCAATACATGGGTGATCGCAGGTCGgccaaattttggaaaaaattaactttcaatttGTTATCCAGGATGATTTtgaattcatatattttgtataaacaaaataccACCAATCCTATGACTAGACTAAAATTTTTAGTGGCTCTAGTTGACAGTTTATCTGCTGAATGGTTTGATTTTAAAGAACAGAGACACCCTATTCCAGACACCGATGTCAGTGATGATGAAAATCAAGGTGGAGGCGATGCTGGAATACTACTTACTACTccgttttttttgaaaaacttcctaataaaaaggaaagaaattgcTGTGTTTGCAGTGCAGCCAGCACCAGACTGGGTGGCAAGAGGAAGAAATCGagctacatttgtaaaaaatgtaaaaaaggactACACACAAAGTGTTTTCCACTGCACAAGTGTTAGTGAACAcaccagaaaaacattttttgtaacaataagatCATCATAAAAGCAATTGATGAAagctaaaatataactattcatgttcttttgttataatttgtaaattagcaagtgacaatacttaattttatctgtacatacatttttcatgtgtttttcgTAATGTTGTGCCTGTGGAACTAAATGTGCATTATTTAGTTGTAAACCTGTATCtcagttatttgtgaatataactaagtcaaaatttagaatacaactcatgtttatatgtACAAGGACATAATGCTTTCATTTTTGAgcagaaatttcattttatgccTTCTATATCAAATGGaaacagaaaattttgaaaaaaaacattttttggtaagtatcatttttttttttccaaaaaattgtgtgtgcatttttattataattctaggTGGGCTTATGTTGTAGTAGAGTCTTAgagaagtatattaaaaaaagaatcaataaaatccattgattaataaaaagtttgtgtAACTTTTGCCGAAGcactacattttcaataaatcttggCCGGGACTGGGGCAGATACCCGAGCGCCAGACGCCGGGACGTGGGCAGACGCCCATGCGAAAACTCCCGggattaaaagggttaaaagaagaaaaaagaggTGGCCgctctgaaaaattaaaagaaaatgatTTAAAAGTTCGTGAATGTATCAAAACTCACATAAACAGATTTTCACGGATGGAATCGCACTATTGCAGATCCTCATCTACAAAAGAGTACTTGCATCCTGATTAttgagtattaaaaatgtattttatgttcgTCGAAGAGTACAAACAACAAGGTATTTCTTGCAGCCGTACAACGTACAGTGATGTATTTAAGAAAATGAACCTTGGGTTTTACCACTTAAAAAAAGACCAATGCAGCCTGTGCGTAGTTTACAGAACTGGAGATGAGCAATATAAAAGAGACTCGAAGAgctatataaaaacatataaatgaaaagGATGCTGTTAGGAGTTTCAAAAATATAGCAAAGTTATTTTCTGATGACAAAACTATCAGCGCTTCATTTGACTTGCAGCAGGTTATCCTGCTACCAGTATCAaatgaaagtaaacttttttaccaTAGACGGCTTGCCAACTTCAACCTGACTATTTACGATTTATTCTCAGGCGAATACAACTGCTATCTCTGGCACGAAGGCTTAAGCAGACGTGGTGCTTCAGAGATTTCTACTTGCTTGTATCTCTACTTACAAGAACTTGACAAAAGAAAAGTTGAAGAAGTGTTTTTGTTTTCTGATGGCTGCAAtggccaaaataaaaattcaggtATAGCCACTATGCTTTTACATTTTGTGCCCACCTCTAAACATGTTTCCAAGGTAACTCTGAAATTCTTTGAACCCTATCACGGCCAAAATGATGGAGACTCTGCACGTAGTGCAATTAACACTGCTCTGACAGCTGCTGGTAATATCTATGTACCATCGCAAATTGCAACTATCATTCGACTAGCACGTATGAAAAAACCTTATAACGTGCTTTGTCTTGAATCCAGTGACTTCTTGGATTTCATGGGGAAAGCAAAGCAACTTAGGGTTCTAAGTGTAAGGCAAGATTACGAGGGAAACAATGTTAAGTGGCCAAGTATGGTAGAGTATCTGGTTATGAAAAAAGAAccgaaaaaagatattttttaagacCAGCCACCTCTGTAAATTGTACATGAGTATCACGCTTCCTAGAACATCTGACAACCCAAAGATTAAACCTAAATCTCTGAACTCTCTGACACAGAAGAAAGCGCTATTACCCAAGGAAAAGTTTCAAGTTTTAATGTCCCTATATTCTGGACCCACACCTATTGTGAGAAATGAGGAACATGTGCTATT contains these protein-coding regions:
- the LOC124370715 gene encoding uncharacterized protein LOC124370715; this encodes MHDMFIEKHPDLSKTIKYEYFLNYYKEKYGYRFGRPQVDVCSTCENLNTKIKSTNLTDSAKKTSAVELMIHKRRACKFYKKIEEITEICKNRDDVHAVCFDFMQNLPLPCMPVQEMFYLRKLWHYVFCVHSLSDDKATMYTYHEGVAKKGANDVCSLLNDYIKNSVNEQVKTLYVFSDACPGQNRNQTMVRYFLSLTLMKRFHEIQVFFPTRGHSFLPCDRDFGVIKRVIRRHDRVYSPEQYNKMIQSAKKLEPKFIVKSVKNHDILDFNQWWPEYFKKTCQSVRTKEPFKVSTYSHLTFSAAKRGYVTARRFIDGLNSDSIFKLYKGGEVILPSERAYNGKVPIKVAKLNDVSKIIHYVPDQYRLFYENILEWPSTTDNQEDGDD